A part of Vibrio sp. B1FLJ16 genomic DNA contains:
- a CDS encoding integron integrase: MKSQFLLSLKEHMLTRHYSNKTIKSYLFWIKRYIVFHEFAHPSKLLDEHVVQFLSHLAVKDKVAVKTQALALSAVVFLYKDFLKTPLSLEMKFQKSLTERKLPVVLTRDEIRRFIQHVDPKYKLHTLLLYGSGLRVMECLRLRIQDIDFDYGAIRIWQGKGGKNRTVTLAKELHAPLKAQIVLARNYYQKDLHVPGYAGVFISEGLQRKYPDAQLDFNWHFLFPSAKLSVDRETGQLRRHHINESAIQRTVKHSAKEAGIAKTVTCHTLRHSFATHLLESGADIRTVQEQLGHSDVKTTQIYTHVIERGASGVLSPLSSL; encoded by the coding sequence ATGAAATCCCAATTTTTACTCAGTTTAAAAGAGCATATGCTTACGCGTCATTATTCAAACAAGACGATCAAAAGCTACCTGTTTTGGATAAAACGATATATCGTCTTCCATGAGTTTGCTCACCCCTCTAAGTTATTAGATGAACATGTGGTTCAATTTCTTAGCCACCTTGCGGTCAAAGATAAAGTCGCGGTCAAAACACAAGCTTTAGCACTTAGTGCCGTCGTATTCTTGTACAAAGATTTTCTTAAGACACCTCTTTCACTGGAAATGAAATTTCAAAAATCACTTACTGAGAGAAAACTTCCCGTCGTATTAACACGGGATGAAATCCGTAGGTTTATTCAACATGTCGATCCAAAATACAAGCTTCACACACTCCTCCTATATGGTTCGGGGCTTCGAGTGATGGAGTGCTTGCGATTAAGAATTCAGGACATCGACTTTGATTATGGCGCAATTCGGATTTGGCAAGGCAAAGGTGGAAAGAACCGCACAGTCACCTTGGCGAAAGAGTTACACGCCCCTCTTAAAGCTCAAATTGTTTTAGCGAGAAACTATTATCAAAAGGACCTGCACGTTCCTGGTTATGCTGGTGTCTTTATTTCGGAAGGGCTACAGCGTAAGTACCCTGACGCTCAACTGGACTTTAATTGGCACTTTCTATTTCCATCCGCCAAGCTCAGTGTGGATCGAGAAACTGGCCAGTTGCGAAGGCATCATATCAATGAGAGTGCTATTCAAAGAACAGTTAAGCATTCAGCAAAAGAAGCAGGCATAGCAAAAACGGTCACTTGCCATACTCTTCGTCATAGCTTTGCAACGCATTTACTTGAGTCAGGAGCCGATATCAGAACGGTTCAGGAACAGTTAGGCCACTCAGATGTAAAGACCACACAAATTTACACTCACGTTATAGAGCGGGGAGCAAGTGGGGTTCTAAGTCCCCTATCAAGTTTATAA
- a CDS encoding DUF2947 domain-containing protein translates to MSYLPLDEYQRKWIFTHQSMPVPEEDLAQIKPMSQARSAQFWKENISAQSPDMDRLSSQDWPMNESNWSDTVDWMVAWESDDPEMPVDVEAHIDWQDDVTVYFCYEKYNVIETKWSIFKKHWKNFLFYDDGPMLLGRRRSQALWFDSKGNVKLGERQ, encoded by the coding sequence ATGTCTTATTTGCCTTTGGACGAATACCAAAGAAAATGGATTTTTACTCACCAGTCGATGCCGGTGCCGGAAGAAGACTTAGCGCAGATCAAGCCAATGAGTCAGGCGCGTTCTGCTCAGTTCTGGAAAGAGAATATTAGTGCGCAAAGCCCTGATATGGACCGCTTGAGCTCTCAAGATTGGCCAATGAACGAGTCCAATTGGTCAGACACTGTTGACTGGATGGTCGCATGGGAGTCGGATGATCCTGAAATGCCTGTTGATGTGGAAGCGCACATAGATTGGCAAGATGATGTGACGGTTTATTTCTGTTACGAGAAATATAACGTTATCGAAACTAAATGGTCGATCTTCAAAAAGCACTGGAAGAACTTCCTCTTCTACGATGATGGTCCAATGCTACTTGGTCGCCGCCGATCTCAAGCGCTTTGGTTCGACTCAAAAGGTAACGTTAAGCTGGGTGAACGCCAGTAA
- a CDS encoding HD domain-containing protein: MDRLEKQLKLLIELDQLKSVLRRTRVKSADGRLENSGEHSWHVALMAVLMEEHANAPVDICRVMKMLLIHDVVEIDAGDTFVYDIAAAKEQAEKEVKAAERLFGMLPGEQGDELLELWHEFEAAQTDDAKYAKALDRLIPMLLNYHNNGQSWKENGVSREQAITINKRIELGSVTLWDKAKEMIEDATEKGWLKS; encoded by the coding sequence ATGGACAGGTTAGAGAAGCAACTCAAGCTTTTGATAGAACTGGATCAGTTGAAAAGCGTGCTGCGCCGCACCCGCGTTAAAAGCGCCGATGGCCGACTGGAAAACAGTGGTGAACACAGCTGGCACGTTGCCTTAATGGCCGTTTTGATGGAAGAGCACGCCAATGCTCCTGTTGATATTTGCCGTGTGATGAAAATGCTGTTGATCCACGATGTTGTTGAGATCGACGCGGGTGATACCTTTGTCTATGATATCGCTGCTGCAAAGGAGCAGGCGGAGAAAGAAGTCAAAGCCGCAGAGCGTTTGTTCGGTATGTTACCAGGTGAACAGGGCGATGAGCTTTTAGAGCTGTGGCATGAATTTGAAGCTGCGCAGACTGATGACGCGAAGTACGCGAAAGCACTTGACCGGTTAATACCGATGCTTCTTAACTATCACAATAATGGTCAAAGCTGGAAAGAAAATGGCGTATCGCGCGAACAAGCGATTACTATAAATAAACGAATTGAACTTGGCTCTGTCACTCTGTGGGACAAAGCCAAAGAAATGATTGAAGATGCCACCGAGAAAGGTTGGCTGAAGTCGTAA
- the rimJ gene encoding ribosomal protein S5-alanine N-acetyltransferase: MEDKSSSVAVHKLDGGLLLRTAEIADADMIADYFKANREYLKPFEPTREEAFFTVNGWLQRLIKLTELHRLGLGYYCLLIDAKTQRMLGTISFSSITRFPFHSCSVGYSLAQAEQGNGYMSRGLKMACDYMFDVQNMHRIQAGYMPHNKSSEAVLERAGFIREGYAKDYLLIDGKWEDHILMSLTKLNWQPKA; encoded by the coding sequence ATGGAAGATAAAAGCTCATCAGTCGCAGTTCATAAACTGGACGGCGGATTACTTCTGCGTACGGCTGAAATTGCTGACGCAGATATGATCGCTGACTACTTTAAAGCGAATCGTGAGTATCTCAAACCGTTTGAACCTACCCGAGAAGAGGCATTCTTCACAGTGAATGGTTGGCTGCAAAGGCTGATTAAACTCACTGAGCTACACCGTTTGGGATTGGGTTATTATTGCCTTCTCATTGATGCGAAAACTCAGCGTATGTTAGGTACGATTTCATTCAGTAGTATTACACGATTCCCGTTTCACTCTTGCAGCGTGGGTTATTCTCTCGCTCAAGCGGAACAAGGTAATGGTTACATGAGTCGGGGCCTGAAAATGGCATGTGACTATATGTTTGACGTACAAAACATGCATCGGATTCAGGCTGGTTATATGCCGCATAACAAATCCAGCGAAGCCGTTCTTGAACGTGCGGGATTTATCAGAGAAGGTTACGCCAAGGACTATCTTCTGATAGATGGTAAGTGGGAAGACCATATCTTAATGTCTCTGACTAAACTTAACTGGCAACCTAAGGCGTAA